The window TTTCAATCCTTATGATTCTCAACTGAAACTATTCCCAAATGGAAATCTTGCTCTGTTGAATGACTCAAGAATCCAAATTTGGTCCTCGAATTCTACCGTGAAAAGATATAATTCATCTGTAGCGATCCTTCTTGACAGTGGAAATTTTGTTATACGAGATAATCAAGATTCCTCTGATATTATATGGCAAAGTTTCGATTACCCAACAGACACCTGGCTTCCGGGTGGTAAAATTGGCTATAACTTCAatataaaaaaggaaaagatTTATTTAACTTCGTGGCGAAATGCTGAAGATCCTGCCCCTGGTCGTTACTCACTTGAGCTGAACTCAGGTGCACTCGGGGTTCAAGATTATAAACTTTATGGCGATATGACATCTTCTTCAGGTGCATGGAGAGGATTGGATTATGAGTTATTTCCCGATTTTATCTCAAATTTTACGTATACTTCGGACGCTAATGAGAACGTGTTCACGTATGAAGTTGCTATTCCAAAAAGAGTCACGCGATTTATGATCGACACGGAAGGGAAAGTTAAGCAGTTCGTGTGTCGGGGTGATTTCCCGGCATGTCACTGGGATCTGCTTTGGGACTGGCCAAACACAAAGTGTGATGTTTTGTACTTTTGTGGTACTTTTGAAACATGCAATGAGGGGAAAGTGTTTCCATGTGATTGTTTGCCAGGATATGAAAGAGTGTGGGATGGAGATTATAGTAGCTGCATTAGGAAATCCCGTCTAGAATGTGGTGTTGGAGGAGGAAGTGAGGACACatttttatctattattgtGCAATATCCATCCTCATCATCTACAAAATACTCACACTTTTTGTATGTTAAGAGTGATGAAGAATGCGAGTCTGCCTGTTTGAGGACTTGTACATGCACCGGCTACTACTACGTATCAGACGGTAAATGTGTGATTATGAATGACGAGGTTTACAATATCAAATTGCCTTCTGTTGATATGTATGGAATTTCTTATAGAGTTCGGATTGCAAAGTCTGGAAAAGCAAGCAAGACTAGTGTTTGGATTGTTGTAGCAGCTTCAGGGGGGTTCATTATTTTGCTTGCTGcagtaatattatatatcttgCAGCAGTGGAAACGAAAAATGGGAATATATGATGGGGCAGCAGAGGATTTGATGGTGTTCAAGTACAAGTATATCAGAAAATCAACCAAGAACTTCTCAGAAAAGCTGGGGGAAGGCGGGTTTGGGTCAGTTTTGAAAGGCACTTTACCAAACTCCAAAGCTATAGCAGTTAAAATGCTAAAGAATTTGAAGCAGGGAGAGAAGCAGTTCCGTGCAGAGGTGAGCAAAATCGGGCAAATTCAACATATCAACCTTGTTCGCCTTCAAGGATTCTGCATACAAGGTGAAAAAAGACTTTTGGTGTTTGATTACATGAAGAATGGTTCGCTTGAAAATCACTTGTTTCGCCAAAATTCCAATGTTTTTCTAGATTGGAAAGCAAGGTACAACATTATGATCGGAACTGCTAGAGGGTTAAATTATCTCCACGAGAAATGCAGGGACTGTATCATACATTGTGACATTAAGCCTGATAACATATTGTTGGATGATGAGTATAATGCCAGAATTGCTGATTTCGGCCTAGCCAAGCTTCTTGGCCGAGAGTTTAGCCGAGTGTTGACAACAATAAGAGGAACACGAGGATATCTTGCACCAGAATGGATTTCGGGTGAGGCCATCACGGTAAAAGCAGATGTTTTTAGCTATGGAAAGCTTCTGTTTGAGATCATATCAGGGAGGAGGAACATGGAGTTGTTAGATGATGGTGACTACTTCCCCGCTCTAATTGCAGACAAAATAAGTAAGGGCGAAGAAGTACTAATGCAGTTCTTAGATCATAAATTGGAAGGTAAAGCAGATTCGAACGAAGTAACGAGAGCATGCAAAGTGGCTTGTTGGTGCATTCAAGATGATGAGAAGAATAGGCCGACTATGGGACTTGTGATTCAGATACTCGAAGGAATCTCAGAAGTCGAAAATCCTCCATTTCCTCAGTTTCTCCGAGGTTTTACCAAGTATAATCAAACTGAATCCATAGTTTACCAGCACTTCACATCCAGCGCAACTTCATCGGAAGGCTAGATCgatgtttgtttttgtttttctatCTTAGCAAAAATGATAGCATAACTATTTCCAGTATGCAAGTTGATTTTGCGTAATATAACAATAAAGTTGGACCTCTGTTATCTTTCTTCAAGTATTCATCACTACGAGTGAATTTTAGATGCTGGAGACCATGAATCATCCAAGACAAAAGAGGTGATACGCTCACTGTATGGAAAATTTAGCTGTAAAAATAATTTGCGGGAGGGGatgtattaaaaattgaataacCAGATTTAATTTGTAGGATGAGTCCCTACCACACAATAATGATAATTCTTAAAttagtaataaatttttattaattataattttattaataataatgaccCTCGTCACAAAAAATTTCACCAACAAAAAACTTTCATCTAAAAATACTCATTATTTAGTGCGACTAGAAAGACTTTGAATAAATATGCATTAAATTTGGTGCAAGTTGGCAGCGAGAAATAGTGGGTCAAGTGTATGTAATAATGCAACACACGCATCCAATTTCACATTTCCCAACGCCATCTTACATCCTGTCATCCCACGAATCCCCTCGTGAACGCCCCTCTGCATAATCTCCCATCCCCACCTCAGATCATTCGTAAATCCATCTTTCATCATGGCTAATATGCTTCTTCAAATTCGGTAAACAAATTTATCACACATTGTGCAGAGCCAAGATTCTAAATCCGCATCACTATTTCTTTCATAATTTTTGTAACAACTCGAGCTTCAAGTTGTTCAGACAATCACCAACTTATATTATACTCTCCgtctctttttagttgtcacgttCAACATCGTATTCAATGAATTCTTCTGGCTTCTTCGTAATATGCCTGCTCCATTCGGCATTATCAGTATCTTGCGGCGCGCTCATAATGTTTTATCTGAACGAAATATCCGCATTCGGTCACGGCACTGAAACCGCTTCGAAACTCATGGGATCAACGCCGCATGATCAGCTATTGAAGCAGATCTCCGACTCGTTCGCGGGGCTGCTTCTTGTGGCGATGGGATTTTTGCTCTTCATGGTTGCGTTTGTCAAGGACAGGGAGTTTCAGAACTTCTTTGCGAAAGGGTGTGTGCTTGTTCATGTTTCGATGGCTCTGTGGAGAGTGTTCTTCGAGAGGAGGCTCGAAGAGTTGGCTCATGCGTGGCCGAGACAGCTGGTTGGGGATTTTTTGCTGGCGCTTTCGTGGGTTTTCTTTCTTGCGTACTCTTGGAGGGAGAAGTATGATTAGATTAGATCGACTTGACAATGTAAATGCATTGTGAGCTCCTGTGTTTCGAGTTGTATATTGATGTTTTTACGAATAAATTATGTTCTTGCATTCTATATTTTTGATCGATGTGATTAGGGATTTACGGGTTTTTTTTGGTTGTGCTCGAGAACAATGTTATATGTCGAATTATAGATGtggatttaaatttaaataatattaaataaataataactaaTTAGTTCTTTAAATATTTACCggtcgtacaaaattttatttttttcatcgtCAAACCGAACTGAACAGACTtccaacttttgcaacctcactGTTATCGACGGACATGGTGGAGTGAAAATGGATGGGAGCATAcacagacaaaaaaaaaaaaggtgcaACACTTGTATGGTAATGAAGTGCATTTTAAATAAAACTGCATCAACTCCAATACAATGCTATAgttggttctattgctatattatagcatcagaAGTAAAGAAACTTAACTCCAAATGgatgctatatttggatgcatccttggttctatatttgaaaccaaagaTGGATCCATtcatgttgccacatcatcaataactagatgcatccttggagggaataataaaatgtatagaagttaggtaaaagttaatgagttggttaaatttgaaactaattaTAGAACTTAATATTTGaatgcaagttttattttaacaCTTTTTGGTGttatattataacaataacaatagaTATATAACatttagcattggacttgctcttagatcTGAACTTGCTTTGCTATAGTGATCAAGATTatctcatcttcttcttcttcttttgctgAATTACTTCATCTTGATTACTGGTGTCAGTGATTGTAGTCGTCTGGTGTTGTCTAGTCCATTCAAGGCCCAGCAATATCTGCTACACAATGGCAGCTATCAAGCGGCTCATTAAAGATCTGTGAGGATGATATGTTGATCCAACTCAACTCGCTCATCAATTCACGGACCAAGTCGGACATGGCTAAAATCTAAAATCGGAGTATTTCATTTAATATTGTACTTCAATAAATATAATGTTCGCTATTGTTAATGAATCTAGGTTAATCTGAGGTTTTCATTTAACTTGATGAACAATTATGTTTgaactcgagctcgttaacgGTTCCGAGTTGAACCGAGCATTAATAAATGAATTCAAACTCGTTCGAGTTCGGGTCTGCTCCGAGCAGTCAAGCTTAGATTACAGCCCTCGTACAGAGGCTTCAGGATCATGACATAAGCCTGCAATAATATATCGGAAGTGGGCCTCCCCGGTTTCACCATGATATGCAGGAGAGAGTGAATAATACATGGGATTTGGTTGTTCAGTCGGAAACAGGGAATCTTCAGCGGACGatgaagaaaaggaaaagaaaggtTTGGCCAAAAAAAGATGTTCTTCACACAACTCAATCCAAACACAAAGCAAGATAGATTGATTGCTTTGGTCCAAAAGTCCAAAACCATGTACCTTGTGCTCATATCGTAGACTCTTTCAACTGCTCCCTCTTAGATTCACGCAATTTTATTTTCACCCCCTTTCATCCTTTCTCTCAGACAATATTTACTGTTATTACCGCGTACAATCACTGTTCTCTGTTCCCCGAAGTTACAGTCCAACTTATGTCAACAGCGATTGAACATCACGTTCCGTTGGAGAGTGCAAAATTTTAATTAGGAgtaaatcattaaaatataaaatgattgtCATTTATGATGAATTTACaaaaattgttatttaatttataaatcaatgactaattttgatttttagtataaattaatagttatttttctaaaagaagaaaataataCTTGTCTATTGGAGTAAcagttaattttaaatttttatcattaagttGGTGTAAAATATGATCGCCCCTCTCGAAACTTAATTTATTATCccgataaaaaaatattaagactACGTTTGGAGTCCAAATATAAGTGTGCGAGATTAATTATTACGTTCGTTGAACGTTACAGCAGAAACCGAGTAGGAACATTCCTAAATCCTCAACTCATTATGATAATGTATCTCGAATATAGACCgtgttttttttaactaaaatagttGAAAGTTCAAAcattgtttattaattttataataacgtTAAGTATGGGGCTAGACTATGTCAACGGTCGACGACTTGTGTCAAGATTTCCTCCTCtctgattttcggttgttgcgGCGTTGCCGTCCGTCTTGAAAGTTGAATATCAGCTCTTAAGACTAATTTATGTCACTGTTGGTGGCCTTCGTCTTTATTCGAAATCAATTTGAATCATTAAGGTTCTTttaataaacatatttttttaatatatataatttttctaaaaaaaaattacattgtCCATGTGAACCAAAGTTATAATAGCATTTTATAATATGTCGTTAAATTGAACACGTAATACATACataaaatttgctgaatttGTAAGATGTTTTGTTTCGATAATAATGACTATATTGATTGacaatgttttaaaattattatgttattattataattttgaattactaaaaatatatctaatattttaatatgataatagattATGCGGCATTTGTTGCACTTCGACAAATTTATTCATTCACAGGGTATAACCAAAATGATAGATAAGGGAAGTGTAGCGTTGACGTGtaagatttcatatattttttttataaaaaatgctACATGCACATACTCTAAAAAAGTGTTTTCAGATATTTTTTCCAAATCTAATAGATAATGTATGATTGATTTCACTTGGCTAATAATAATGGACTCCGTATACATATAAACTGTCCAAGTAAAATTAAATATGCGTCTGTAAGTTAGAAAAAAATTGAACTGTccaatcaaaattaaatatgcGTCGGTAagttagaaaaaaatattgagaaCATAATTTTGAATACgtgctattatatatatttttttatattctaacTTGTCTTTTAATCAAGAATATTGCAAGATTCAAGTTGCTCTCAACAACTTACAATAATCAACATTCTTAAATTCCAACAAATTCTCCATAAATAATCGTAGTTAAGGACGGCAACAAGACAACTGAATCCAACCctcttttataaaataaagacCATGACTACTGAACATAGATAAATTTTTGGAAGCATTTCCTTTTTCAAATTGAAAAATCAGTTTCTTATATTATTCAATCGTTTTTTTCGGTTGCTTAATTTTACATGTACAGGAACTTATTATGCACGTGTTGAAGGCTGAGCGTGGTCTTAGACTCTTATATCATGCTATGCGATTATTCAATACACACACAGACACCTAGTTCATCAAACAGTGCCAAAAAAACACAGCCGAGCAGAAAATAAAGAGCACCAAAATCAATCATATTTTTCACCATGGCACAAATTATCACAAAACAAGATGTTGGGTTATAAGCCTTTCGGCCCAATCCATTACGGCCCAAAGCAGGTCCAGCCCACCGTTTGAACTTAAACGTTACTATGGCAACGGTCGAGGCGAGAGAATCCCGCCTCCTTTACTCATCATAACTTCCCTCCCGCATCGGGCGGGAACGTTACATAGCAGGGCTCCTCCTCCTCCTATAAAAAGTGGGTAAATCAGTGGTAAAATTCATTCACAACTTTATACATTCTTACATACTCGCTTGCAGTTCTCTAAACCCTTCCTAGAGCCACTAATTTATTCTCACAccggaggtgaatcggggggacAAACCCTCGCATTCTTCTCTGTTTCAGGTCATACTTCGGCTTTGGTATCCGGCAGAACTTTGGCTCTAacattggcgccgtctgtgggacaCTGCAAGTAGAATTTCTCATAAATCAACACCATGACAAACACCACCGAACAAACCACTGGAAATACCTCCAACCCAAACCCAGGTTTCGACTTTGGCAATAGTCCCGAAGGGCTGTTGCCCACCCCCGAAGAACAACAGCAGATGCTGTTGAAATGGCGAGAAGAGCAGGCTGCTAAAGCCCAATCTTCCAAGACCAAGGAGCAAGAAGCTGCCCGACTAGCCAAGAAGAGGGAAGCCGACGAACTCCGGCTGAAGGCCCTCCAGCTACAAAGGGAAGAGATTGAGCTCCAAGAGAGAGCCCTCCGAGAGGCCTTGGAGGCCGAAGGAGATCGAGTGCCGGAAGGCGAAGGAAATAAGAAGAGGAATCGGGAAGACCAAGACGGGTCTTCGGACTCCGAGTCGCATTCCCGAGGGCCTCGTCACAGGCATGTCACACCTTCGGATACCGAAGGAGAGGAAGGTCCCCACGTTAGGGACCGACTTCGCCGAATGGAGAAGGCCATGTTTGGGGACAAGACGTTGACCCATGAGCCAGTGATAGTCGAGGAGATCGAGCAATATCGGCCGCCCCCGGGTAGACAGTTCCCGAAGATGAATGAATTTAACGGGAAGGGCGACCCGATCGATCACTGCGACAAATACGAGTCCCTGATGACTGGAATGGGACATTGTGACATCATGCTATGCAAGATGTTTAAGACCTACCTGAAGGGATCCGCTACGATGTGGTACCGATCCCTACGACCAAGGTCGGTCAGTTCTTATGATCAATTGAAACGCAAGTTTTTGAGGCACTACTCTCACTTGTGCCGAAGAGAGAAGGATACAGAAGCCCTAATTCATTGCCGACAGAGACCCAATGAGGAGTTGGGCGACTACTTGGCCAGGTTCAAGGAAGAAGCTGGGATGGTCACTAATCTGGATAAGGTGAAGGCTGCAGGGTTCCTGACGGCCGGTCTGGATCCGGTGAAGGGTAAGAAGCTCCGATCATCTTTGTATGATATACCCCCTAAATCGCTGAATGACATCTATTTGCGGGGAGAAAGCAtcagaaggaagatggaatccATCGGGGGACACAAGAGCGATCGGAAAGATGATCGGTACAGTTCCCGTTCGGACGGCAGGGGAAAAAGGAATGATAGCCACCGAGGCAGGAGAGATGAAAGGGATGAAAAGCTGGATCGGGGGGCCGAACGAAGGAGAGATAGAGACAGCACTGTGTTCACTCCTCTGAATACATCTGTCTCCAAGATTCTTAACGAAATTAAAGGAAAACCAGGATTCGTTCGGCCGCCGAAGATGAAGATCCCAGATTACAAGAAAAACTCTGATAAGTATTGCGACTATCATCGTGACAACGGGCACAATACCGATGAATGCTACCACCTGAAGAAGTTAATAGAGAGGATGGTCAAGGCTGGAGATTTGAACCAGTATGTTAAGGATCTGAGGGATCggttgggtcccaaagaagataAAGGGAAGGCGCCCGAAGAAGGTGAGAGGTACAGAGGTGAGGTCCGAACGATTTTCGGGGGAACAATTCTGGACCGAAGTAGCAAAACGGCTAAGAAGAAGTACGCCCGACAGGTCTACAACCTCTATagcatcaactccaccaaacaGTCGTATCCTATAATGTTTTCA of the Daucus carota subsp. sativus chromosome 4, DH1 v3.0, whole genome shotgun sequence genome contains:
- the LOC108216607 gene encoding uncharacterized protein LOC108216607 codes for the protein MNSSGFFVICLLHSALSVSCGALIMFYLNEISAFGHGTETASKLMGSTPHDQLLKQISDSFAGLLLVAMGFLLFMVAFVKDREFQNFFAKGCVLVHVSMALWRVFFERRLEELAHAWPRQLVGDFLLALSWVFFLAYSWREKYD
- the LOC108216606 gene encoding G-type lectin S-receptor-like serine/threonine-protein kinase At2g19130 → MTFLRCSGVCFLTSRRPQMGLTKKTTLNLLVLLLSVLCFEPHLHEGADVIGIGQTLSGNQTISSKGETFELGFFTPGQSKKYYIGIWYKNFGNKTVVWVANRNHPVFNPYDSQLKLFPNGNLALLNDSRIQIWSSNSTVKRYNSSVAILLDSGNFVIRDNQDSSDIIWQSFDYPTDTWLPGGKIGYNFNIKKEKIYLTSWRNAEDPAPGRYSLELNSGALGVQDYKLYGDMTSSSGAWRGLDYELFPDFISNFTYTSDANENVFTYEVAIPKRVTRFMIDTEGKVKQFVCRGDFPACHWDLLWDWPNTKCDVLYFCGTFETCNEGKVFPCDCLPGYERVWDGDYSSCIRKSRLECGVGGGSEDTFLSIIVQYPSSSSTKYSHFLYVKSDEECESACLRTCTCTGYYYVSDGKCVIMNDEVYNIKLPSVDMYGISYRVRIAKSGKASKTSVWIVVAASGGFIILLAAVILYILQQWKRKMGIYDGAAEDLMVFKYKYIRKSTKNFSEKLGEGGFGSVLKGTLPNSKAIAVKMLKNLKQGEKQFRAEVSKIGQIQHINLVRLQGFCIQGEKRLLVFDYMKNGSLENHLFRQNSNVFLDWKARYNIMIGTARGLNYLHEKCRDCIIHCDIKPDNILLDDEYNARIADFGLAKLLGREFSRVLTTIRGTRGYLAPEWISGEAITVKADVFSYGKLLFEIISGRRNMELLDDGDYFPALIADKISKGEEVLMQFLDHKLEGKADSNEVTRACKVACWCIQDDEKNRPTMGLVIQILEGISEVENPPFPQFLRGFTKYNQTESIVYQHFTSSATSSEG